A single window of Methanoculleus oceani DNA harbors:
- the glgB gene encoding 1,4-alpha-glucan branching protein GlgB, which translates to MISNKEDETMQQVLPDITRTGSLITDYDVYLFRQGNHSRLHDRLGSHPAVADGARGTLFAVWAPNAAEVSVIGDFNGWERGLDPLHARSDDSGIWEGFIPDIGHGMLYKYHIKSRYNSYSVDKGDPFAYFWEIPPKTASVIWDLAYTWRDRGWMRCREEENTPDSPISVYEVHPGSWRKVPEEENRSLNYRELATELADYLLEAGFTHVEFLPVMEHPLYASWGYQSLGYFAPTSRYGTPQDFMHLVDHLHQRGIGVLLDWVPSHFPSDGYGLSYFDGTHLYEHALPGQRYHPEWKSYIFNLARDEVRSFLLSSAVFWLERYHADGLRVDAVSSMLYLDYARSAGEWIPNVYGGRENLEAIGFLRKVNDTVHANFPDVLVIAEEATSWPGVTAPTATGGLGFDLKWNMGWMHDTLDYFVLDPVFRKYRPDLLTFSIWYAFRERYILPLSHDEVVHEKSSLAGKMPGDEWRKRANLRLLYGYMFTHPGKKLLFMGGEFGQWSEWSHDAGLEWDLLQYPPHRGILQWVTDLNHLYRRVPALHERDADPEGFEWVDFSDVEKSIVSYLRRGLSADDVVLVVCNCTPVPRYGYRVGVPFGGFWKEVLNSDAVEYGGSGVGNLGGVEAERVLVHGRSWSLPLTLPPLGTVIFAPEGA; encoded by the coding sequence ATGATATCCAACAAGGAGGACGAGACCATGCAGCAGGTGCTACCCGACATCACGAGAACGGGGAGCCTCATCACCGACTACGACGTCTATCTCTTCAGGCAGGGGAACCATTCCCGCCTGCACGACAGACTGGGGTCGCACCCCGCTGTTGCCGATGGTGCGCGGGGGACGTTGTTTGCGGTCTGGGCCCCGAATGCCGCGGAAGTTTCGGTCATCGGGGACTTCAACGGGTGGGAGAGAGGCCTGGACCCGCTCCACGCACGGAGCGACGATTCAGGCATCTGGGAGGGGTTTATCCCGGATATCGGCCACGGGATGCTCTACAAGTACCACATCAAAAGCAGGTATAACAGCTATTCCGTAGATAAGGGCGACCCGTTCGCATACTTCTGGGAGATCCCGCCAAAGACCGCGTCCGTCATCTGGGACCTCGCCTATACCTGGCGGGACCGGGGGTGGATGCGCTGCCGGGAAGAGGAGAACACGCCGGACTCACCCATATCCGTCTACGAGGTCCACCCGGGTTCGTGGCGGAAGGTGCCGGAGGAGGAGAACCGGTCCCTGAACTACCGGGAGCTGGCGACCGAACTCGCCGATTACCTGCTTGAAGCCGGGTTCACCCACGTCGAGTTCCTTCCCGTCATGGAGCATCCGCTCTATGCCTCCTGGGGCTACCAGTCGCTCGGCTACTTTGCCCCGACGAGCAGGTACGGCACCCCGCAGGACTTCATGCACCTCGTCGACCACCTCCACCAGCGCGGGATCGGGGTGCTCCTCGACTGGGTGCCGTCCCACTTCCCCTCCGACGGCTACGGGCTCTCCTACTTCGACGGCACGCACCTCTACGAGCACGCCCTCCCCGGCCAGCGCTACCACCCCGAGTGGAAGAGTTACATCTTCAATCTCGCGAGGGACGAGGTCCGGTCGTTCCTCCTGAGCAGCGCTGTCTTCTGGCTTGAACGCTACCACGCGGACGGCCTGCGGGTGGATGCGGTCTCCTCGATGCTCTACCTGGACTACGCGCGAAGCGCCGGGGAGTGGATACCGAACGTCTACGGCGGGAGGGAGAACCTCGAGGCGATAGGGTTCCTCCGGAAGGTGAACGACACGGTCCACGCGAACTTCCCGGACGTGCTCGTCATCGCCGAGGAAGCGACCTCCTGGCCGGGGGTGACCGCCCCGACTGCGACCGGGGGGCTCGGGTTCGACCTGAAGTGGAACATGGGCTGGATGCACGATACCCTGGACTACTTCGTGCTCGACCCGGTCTTTCGGAAGTACCGGCCCGATCTCCTGACGTTCAGCATATGGTACGCGTTCCGGGAGCGCTACATCCTCCCCCTCTCGCACGACGAGGTCGTCCACGAGAAGAGTTCGCTCGCGGGAAAGATGCCCGGCGACGAGTGGCGGAAACGGGCAAACCTCCGTCTCCTCTACGGATACATGTTCACGCACCCGGGCAAGAAACTCCTCTTCATGGGCGGAGAGTTCGGGCAGTGGTCTGAGTGGAGCCACGATGCCGGGCTTGAATGGGACCTCCTGCAGTATCCTCCTCACCGGGGAATCCTCCAGTGGGTCACCGACTTAAACCACCTCTACCGGCGCGTGCCCGCCCTCCACGAGCGGGACGCCGATCCGGAGGGGTTCGAGTGGGTCGACTTCTCGGACGTGGAGAAGAGCATCGTCAGTTACCTGCGGCGGGGGCTCTCGGCCGACGACGTCGTCCTCGTCGTCTGCAACTGCACCCCGGTGCCGCGCTACGGCTACCGGGTCGGCGTCCCGTTCGGCGGGTTCTGGAAGGAGGTGCTCAACAGCGATGCGGTCGAGTACGGCGGGAGCGGTGTCGGGAACCTCGGGGGGGTGGAGGCGGAGCGGGTTTTGGTGCACGGCCGGTCGTGGTCCCTCCCGCTCACCCTGCCCCCGCTCGGCACGGTCATCTTCGCTCCCGAGGGGGCGTGA
- a CDS encoding glycosyltransferase family 4 protein — protein METLKLAFFCWESLHSTFKVGGLAPAATHLAEHLARKGHEVHFFTRGEPGDAVFDNVHYHYCLPFGDNIIEYCRTMSNMLVDAFRAHDAPAFDVLHFHDWHLVEALHALRDRNTVLSFHSTEYGRHGGNFGGWWEFQEISGKEWYGGYIAKAVTTVSNSTKTEVMWLYNVPEWKVTVIPNGIDPDAYRTRLDPGEVKKRYGIHPLAPVVLFVGRLTYQKGPDLLVQAIPEILAKRWDVQFLFAGTGDMRGYLEGMAHGLPMQFLGYVSDADHIRLLNACDLVAIPSRNEPFGLVLTEAWSAERCVVATDVGGLSENVDNYVNGIKVPVRPDSIAWGICHLIDDPAYMQKLGKAGRRKVMEKFRWGVVTERTLGVYRRLLSGGLR, from the coding sequence ATGGAAACGCTTAAGCTAGCATTCTTCTGCTGGGAGTCGCTCCACTCCACGTTCAAGGTGGGCGGCCTTGCGCCGGCGGCGACCCATCTCGCCGAGCACCTCGCCCGGAAGGGGCACGAAGTTCACTTCTTCACGCGGGGAGAGCCGGGAGATGCGGTGTTCGACAACGTCCACTACCATTACTGCCTGCCTTTCGGCGATAACATCATCGAGTACTGCAGGACCATGAGCAACATGCTCGTGGACGCGTTCCGCGCCCATGACGCCCCGGCGTTCGACGTCCTCCACTTCCACGACTGGCACCTCGTCGAGGCGCTGCACGCCCTTCGCGACCGAAACACCGTCCTCTCCTTTCACTCCACCGAATACGGGCGGCACGGGGGGAACTTCGGCGGCTGGTGGGAGTTCCAGGAGATATCGGGCAAAGAATGGTACGGGGGCTATATCGCAAAAGCGGTCACGACCGTCTCGAACTCGACGAAGACCGAGGTTATGTGGCTCTACAACGTCCCTGAATGGAAGGTCACCGTCATCCCGAACGGGATCGACCCCGACGCCTACCGTACCCGACTCGACCCGGGCGAGGTGAAGAAACGCTACGGTATCCATCCGCTCGCGCCCGTCGTCCTCTTCGTCGGGCGCCTCACCTACCAGAAAGGACCCGACCTCCTGGTCCAGGCCATACCCGAGATCCTCGCCAAACGCTGGGACGTGCAGTTCCTCTTCGCCGGCACCGGGGATATGCGCGGTTACCTGGAGGGGATGGCGCACGGCCTTCCCATGCAGTTCCTCGGCTACGTCTCCGACGCGGACCACATCCGGCTCCTGAACGCCTGCGACCTCGTCGCCATCCCGAGCCGAAACGAACCGTTCGGGCTCGTCCTCACGGAGGCCTGGAGCGCGGAGCGCTGCGTCGTCGCGACCGACGTGGGGGGGCTCTCCGAGAACGTCGACAACTACGTAAACGGTATCAAGGTCCCCGTCCGGCCGGACTCGATCGCCTGGGGGATCTGCCACCTCATCGACGACCCGGCCTACATGCAGAAACTCGGGAAGGCCGGGCGCAGGAAAGTGATGGAGAAGTTCAGGTGGGGTGTCGTCACGGAGAGGACGCTTGGCGTCTACAGGAGACTTCTCTCCGGCGGCCTGCGATGA
- a CDS encoding alpha-amylase, with the protein MTGEGSNPPKVCLGFDIHYPCYLNPGFLPDLVKGKRNVKESYFNPDAKEDLGAVIDRSFRPTTELLLDLLDEGFTCAFSISGTVVERLDAWYPEMLELLSHAATHRNVEVLAQTYYHSVAGQFADLTEFTDELLMHRNLMKEHFSVQPATFAHTDCPITPATAEALAGAGIEAAIIEGGEGPALERDPNHTYTYRGLPVLVAHCDLSDDIAVRFPWRGWDKWPLMADQYAGWLSVSPGDCIVLFLDYRIFGDFIGPEAGILEFLRALPSALAAEGIETIRPSDAARLPPHEEIGEPAGPARQRTIMQQSAIEALEEAGGLVADPEVWRCLLETEHIRRMAMRSPSCGKPLHAVSHQATYDYFASFMRILSHAEERSATIARSPKAALSLRCVPPDKAFYFSSYDRPAGYAAHSLQELANMLEFAPDDVIRYHVEREDFNRWIAQVIGDTQLAEKIWGISDRTRLRTMIQKRINKLWKRLS; encoded by the coding sequence ATGACGGGCGAGGGCTCAAATCCACCAAAGGTCTGTCTGGGATTCGATATTCACTATCCCTGCTATCTCAATCCCGGGTTTTTACCTGATCTGGTAAAGGGAAAGAGAAACGTAAAAGAGAGTTACTTTAACCCGGACGCGAAGGAAGACCTGGGAGCGGTCATCGACCGCTCCTTCCGGCCGACGACGGAGCTCCTCCTCGATCTCCTCGATGAGGGGTTTACGTGCGCCTTCAGCATCTCCGGAACGGTGGTGGAACGCCTTGATGCATGGTACCCGGAGATGCTCGAACTCCTCTCCCACGCGGCAACCCACCGGAACGTCGAGGTCCTCGCCCAGACTTACTACCACAGCGTTGCCGGGCAGTTTGCCGACCTCACGGAGTTCACGGACGAACTCCTCATGCACCGGAACCTGATGAAGGAGCATTTCTCGGTCCAGCCGGCCACGTTTGCACATACCGACTGCCCCATCACCCCCGCCACCGCAGAGGCGCTTGCCGGGGCCGGAATCGAGGCGGCGATCATCGAGGGGGGCGAGGGCCCCGCTCTTGAGAGGGACCCGAACCACACCTACACCTACCGGGGCCTTCCGGTCCTCGTCGCCCACTGCGATCTCTCCGACGACATTGCCGTGCGGTTTCCGTGGCGGGGATGGGACAAATGGCCGCTCATGGCCGACCAGTATGCAGGGTGGCTCTCCGTATCCCCAGGCGACTGCATCGTGCTCTTCCTCGACTACCGCATCTTCGGGGACTTCATCGGCCCCGAGGCGGGCATCCTCGAGTTCCTGCGGGCGCTCCCGTCCGCCCTCGCCGCGGAGGGGATAGAGACGATACGCCCCTCAGACGCCGCCCGGCTCCCACCGCACGAAGAGATCGGGGAGCCCGCCGGCCCTGCCCGGCAGAGGACTATCATGCAGCAATCCGCCATCGAGGCCCTCGAGGAAGCCGGAGGTCTGGTCGCGGACCCGGAGGTCTGGCGCTGCCTTCTCGAGACCGAGCATATCCGCCGGATGGCCATGCGCTCGCCCTCGTGCGGAAAACCGCTTCACGCCGTCAGCCACCAGGCGACCTACGACTACTTCGCCTCATTTATGCGGATCCTCTCGCACGCCGAGGAACGGTCTGCAACCATCGCCCGGTCGCCCAAGGCCGCTCTCTCGCTCCGGTGCGTCCCCCCGGATAAGGCGTTCTACTTCTCGTCATATGACCGGCCGGCCGGGTACGCCGCCCACAGCCTGCAGGAACTCGCAAATATGCTCGAGTTTGCCCCGGACGATGTCATCCGGTACCACGTGGAGCGGGAGGACTTCAACCGCTGGATCGCCCAGGTCATCGGCGATACGCAACTGGCGGAGAAGATCTGGGGTATCTCCGACCGCACGAGACTTCGAACGATGATTCAGAAGAGGATCAACAAACTATGGAAACGCTTAAGCTAG
- a CDS encoding Orn/Lys/Arg decarboxylase N-terminal domain-containing protein produces the protein MDYLEEFPVLVIDDELHSDTAEGRASREIVKELKKDNFPVIEALTARDGVHAFLSHPHASCIVIDWELTPEAADGMLTAQDVITLIRERNPNVPIFLNTEKLAISAIPLSVISRIDGYIWKLEDTPGFIAGHIKRAAKNYLADVLPPFFQGLMDYVDEYRYSWHTPGHMGGVAFLKSAAGRIFYNFFGENALRADLSASVPELGSLLEHSGVVGEAERKAAEVFGADRTYFVTGGTSAANKIVWLSTVTSGDVVLVDRNCHKSVMHAIIMTGAVPVYLIPARNEYGIIGPIRSREFRPEVIGEKVRDCPLVEDPAAQTVRMAVITNSTYDGICYSAERIEEHLRGVTPYIHFDEAWFGYAGFHPLYAGRFGMHATDEVGPTVFATQSTHKVLAAFSQGSMLHVRQGRGPVDHPRFNEAFMMLTSTSPQYTIIASLDVATRMMAGHSGKFLIEEAIEEAIVFRKKMVTVAEEIRAGPFPGEDYWWFAVWQPDCIMDAEAEKPLGEADDLLLRDHAGCWLLNPHDTWHGFDGIEEGYAMLDPIKVTILTPGIGPGGSMEERGIPAAVVTKYLRESGIVVEKTGYYSFLILFTLGITRGKSGTLLAELFRFKALYDGNSPLEEVFPDLVRKHPARYAGRGLADLCREMHGYLRDGSITDVVRKVYATLPEPAMTPAEAYRRLVRGEVTPVPASELEGRTVAVMVVPYPPGIPVIMPGERCGPASRAIVDYLVSSQEFDTLFPGFENEMHGVDVVTRDRRRVYYVYCVEE, from the coding sequence ATGGATTACTTGGAAGAGTTTCCCGTTCTCGTCATCGACGACGAACTGCACTCGGATACCGCAGAAGGCCGGGCTTCGCGGGAGATCGTGAAAGAACTAAAGAAGGATAATTTTCCCGTCATCGAGGCGCTGACCGCCCGCGACGGGGTCCACGCCTTCCTCTCGCACCCCCACGCGAGCTGCATCGTCATCGACTGGGAACTCACCCCGGAGGCCGCGGACGGCATGCTCACCGCGCAAGATGTCATCACTCTCATCCGGGAGAGGAACCCGAACGTCCCGATATTCTTAAACACCGAGAAGCTGGCGATCTCCGCCATACCCCTCTCCGTCATATCCCGGATCGACGGCTACATCTGGAAGCTCGAGGACACCCCCGGCTTCATCGCCGGCCACATCAAGCGGGCGGCAAAGAACTACCTCGCCGACGTCCTCCCGCCGTTCTTCCAGGGACTGATGGACTACGTCGACGAGTACCGCTACTCCTGGCACACGCCGGGGCACATGGGCGGCGTCGCGTTCCTCAAGAGCGCCGCAGGCCGGATATTCTACAACTTCTTCGGCGAGAACGCTCTCAGGGCCGACCTCTCGGCCTCGGTGCCGGAACTCGGCTCGCTCCTGGAGCACTCCGGCGTCGTCGGAGAGGCGGAACGGAAGGCCGCGGAGGTCTTCGGGGCCGACCGGACCTACTTCGTCACCGGCGGCACGTCGGCCGCGAACAAGATCGTCTGGCTTTCGACCGTCACCAGTGGCGACGTCGTCCTCGTGGACCGGAACTGCCATAAATCCGTGATGCACGCGATCATCATGACCGGGGCCGTCCCCGTCTACCTCATACCGGCCCGGAACGAGTACGGGATCATCGGGCCCATCCGCAGCCGCGAGTTCCGTCCCGAGGTGATCGGGGAGAAGGTCCGGGACTGTCCGCTCGTGGAGGACCCGGCAGCGCAGACGGTCAGGATGGCCGTGATCACGAACTCCACGTACGACGGGATCTGCTACAGCGCAGAGAGGATCGAGGAGCACCTGCGGGGCGTGACCCCGTACATCCACTTCGACGAGGCATGGTTCGGCTACGCCGGATTCCACCCCCTCTATGCCGGGCGGTTCGGAATGCACGCGACTGACGAGGTCGGCCCGACGGTCTTTGCCACCCAGTCGACCCATAAGGTCCTCGCCGCCTTCTCGCAGGGCTCGATGCTCCACGTCAGGCAGGGCCGGGGGCCCGTCGACCACCCGCGGTTCAACGAAGCGTTCATGATGCTCACCTCCACCTCGCCCCAGTACACCATCATAGCGTCCCTCGACGTCGCCACCAGGATGATGGCCGGGCACTCGGGGAAGTTCCTCATCGAGGAGGCGATCGAGGAGGCGATAGTCTTTAGAAAGAAGATGGTGACGGTGGCCGAGGAGATCCGGGCCGGTCCCTTCCCCGGCGAGGACTACTGGTGGTTCGCCGTCTGGCAGCCCGACTGCATCATGGATGCGGAGGCGGAGAAGCCGCTCGGGGAGGCGGACGACCTGCTGCTCCGGGACCACGCGGGCTGCTGGCTCTTGAACCCTCACGATACGTGGCACGGCTTCGACGGCATCGAGGAGGGCTACGCCATGCTCGACCCGATCAAGGTGACCATCCTCACCCCCGGGATCGGGCCGGGCGGAAGCATGGAGGAACGGGGGATACCGGCGGCCGTCGTCACGAAGTACCTCCGGGAGAGCGGGATCGTCGTCGAGAAGACAGGGTACTACTCGTTCCTGATCCTCTTCACGCTCGGGATCACCAGGGGCAAGTCCGGGACGCTGCTCGCGGAACTCTTCCGGTTCAAGGCCCTCTACGACGGCAACAGCCCGCTCGAGGAGGTCTTCCCCGACCTGGTGCGGAAGCATCCTGCCCGGTATGCGGGACGGGGGCTCGCCGACCTCTGCCGGGAGATGCACGGCTACCTGCGGGACGGGTCGATCACAGACGTCGTCCGGAAGGTCTACGCGACGCTGCCGGAACCGGCGATGACGCCGGCGGAGGCCTATCGCCGCCTGGTGCGCGGCGAGGTGACGCCGGTGCCCGCGAGCGAGCTTGAGGGGAGGACGGTCGCGGTGATGGTCGTCCCCTACCCGCCCGGGATCCCGGTCATCATGCCGGGGGAGCGGTGCGGTCCGGCCTCGCGGGCGATCGTCGATTACCTCGTCTCCTCGCAGGAGTTCGATACCCTCTTTCCAGGGTTTGAGAACGAGATGCACGGGGTGGACGTCGTGACGAGGGATAGGCGGCGGGTTTACTACGTCTACTGTGTTGAGGAGTGA
- a CDS encoding MFS transporter encodes MPTPDVVERRTVLIIATLAAFLTPFMGSAVNIALPSIAAEFGLDAVSLSLVASSYLLATAIFLVPLGRCADIYGRKLVFTIGVVVFTASALLSALATSGLMLILFRFLEGVGSAMIYGTGIAMITSVFPPEERGRALGINVTAVYIGLSIGPLLGGFLTEFLTWRSIFLTNIPLGIYIVFMIRRHLAGEWADACGERFDIVGSVFYGAMLFAVMYGFSNIPDPIGVAAIIAGVALSVVFYAWETRTPSPVLNVGLLSSNRAFAFSNLAALINYGATFAVGFLLSLYLQVVRGLDPGTAGLVLITQPVVQALFATPAGRLSDRVEPRYIASAGMGLTAIGLALLTLLSPTTPMAYIIACLVLLGFGFALFSSPNTNAIMSSVDRSLYGLASGMLATMRTTGMMFSLGVATVTFALFIGTTRIGPEVQEPFMTSLQAVFVISAALCTVGIFASLARGRVRG; translated from the coding sequence ATGCCCACTCCCGATGTCGTCGAGCGCCGGACCGTCCTCATCATCGCCACCCTCGCCGCGTTCCTTACCCCGTTCATGGGCTCGGCGGTGAACATCGCGCTCCCATCCATCGCCGCCGAGTTTGGCCTGGACGCCGTTTCGCTCAGCCTCGTGGCCTCGTCATACCTCCTCGCGACCGCGATCTTCCTCGTCCCGCTCGGACGGTGCGCCGACATCTACGGGCGCAAACTCGTCTTCACCATCGGTGTGGTCGTCTTCACCGCATCGGCCCTGCTCTCCGCGCTCGCGACGTCGGGGCTCATGCTCATCCTCTTCCGGTTCCTCGAGGGTGTGGGGAGCGCCATGATCTACGGCACCGGCATCGCCATGATCACGTCGGTCTTCCCTCCCGAGGAGCGCGGGCGGGCGCTCGGGATCAACGTCACCGCCGTCTATATCGGCCTCTCCATCGGGCCGCTGCTCGGCGGCTTCCTCACCGAGTTCCTCACCTGGAGGAGCATCTTCCTCACCAACATCCCGCTCGGCATCTACATCGTCTTCATGATCCGACGCCACCTTGCCGGGGAGTGGGCCGATGCATGCGGAGAACGGTTCGATATCGTCGGGTCGGTCTTCTACGGCGCGATGCTCTTTGCCGTGATGTATGGGTTCTCAAACATCCCCGACCCCATCGGCGTTGCAGCAATCATTGCCGGCGTGGCGCTCTCGGTGGTCTTCTACGCCTGGGAGACCCGGACACCGAGCCCGGTCCTGAACGTGGGGCTTCTTTCGTCGAACCGGGCGTTTGCCTTCTCCAACCTCGCCGCCCTGATCAATTACGGCGCGACGTTTGCCGTCGGGTTCCTCCTCTCCCTCTACCTCCAGGTGGTCCGGGGGCTCGACCCAGGCACCGCGGGGCTCGTCCTGATCACGCAGCCGGTCGTCCAGGCGCTCTTTGCCACCCCGGCCGGAAGACTCTCCGACCGGGTCGAGCCCCGGTACATCGCCTCGGCAGGGATGGGGCTCACCGCCATCGGCCTCGCCCTCCTCACGCTTCTTTCCCCAACCACCCCGATGGCGTACATCATCGCATGCCTCGTCCTCCTCGGGTTCGGGTTCGCCCTCTTCTCCTCCCCGAACACGAACGCCATCATGAGTTCGGTCGACCGGTCCCTCTACGGCCTCGCCTCCGGGATGCTCGCCACCATGCGGACGACGGGGATGATGTTCTCGCTCGGCGTTGCCACGGTCACGTTCGCCCTCTTCATCGGCACCACCCGGATCGGGCCGGAAGTCCAGGAGCCCTTCATGACAAGCCTCCAGGCGGTGTTCGTCATCTCTGCCGCCCTCTGCACCGTGGGCATCTTCGCCTCGCTCGCCCGCGGCAGGGTGCGCGGGTGA
- the gltA gene encoding NADPH-dependent glutamate synthase has translation MSDRPADVRVRDFKEVDTGLSPAEAIAEAERCLQCKKPLCVKGCPVCIDIPAFVREVAEGNFPAAARALKEQNMLPAICGRVCPQETQCEGVCILGNKETPIRIGALERFVADWERENDPELPETAKSTGKRVAVVGSGPAGLTAAAELARAGHAVTIFESLHEAGGVLTYGIPAFRLPKEVVRAEIDQVLALGARLKKNHLVGRSVGTDELLGYDAVFLATGAGLPAFMGIPGENLNGVYSANEFLTRVNLMHADAFPEFDTPVLHGARVAVIGGGNVAMDSARVARRLGAKVSLIYRRGEEEMPARKAEVLHAKEEGIEFFTCTNPTRILGEQCVTGIECVKMSLCGIDASGRASPEPIEGSEFTLDVDMVIQAIGTSPNPLLVSLIPGLERGRKGNVAVDENGRTSIHHVYAGGDIATGAATVIEAMGSAKRAAAAINAMLKEE, from the coding sequence ATGAGTGACCGGCCGGCCGACGTTCGGGTCCGCGACTTCAAGGAGGTCGATACCGGCCTCTCCCCCGCAGAGGCGATCGCCGAGGCGGAACGGTGCCTGCAGTGCAAAAAGCCGCTCTGCGTGAAGGGTTGCCCGGTCTGCATCGATATTCCGGCATTCGTCCGGGAGGTCGCGGAAGGCAACTTCCCCGCGGCCGCACGGGCGCTCAAGGAGCAGAACATGCTTCCGGCCATCTGCGGGCGGGTCTGCCCGCAGGAGACGCAGTGCGAGGGCGTCTGCATCCTCGGCAACAAGGAGACCCCGATCCGGATCGGCGCGCTCGAGAGGTTCGTGGCCGACTGGGAGCGGGAGAACGACCCCGAGTTGCCCGAGACGGCGAAGTCGACCGGGAAGCGGGTGGCGGTCGTGGGGTCCGGCCCGGCGGGACTGACGGCTGCGGCCGAGCTCGCCCGTGCCGGCCACGCCGTCACGATCTTCGAGTCGCTCCACGAGGCCGGCGGTGTCCTGACCTACGGCATCCCCGCGTTCAGGCTTCCAAAGGAGGTCGTCAGGGCGGAGATCGACCAGGTGCTCGCTCTCGGTGCCCGGTTAAAGAAGAACCATCTCGTGGGGAGGAGCGTCGGCACGGACGAACTCCTCGGCTACGATGCGGTCTTCCTCGCGACCGGGGCGGGGCTTCCCGCGTTCATGGGCATTCCCGGGGAGAACTTAAACGGCGTCTACTCGGCGAACGAGTTCCTCACGAGGGTGAACCTGATGCACGCCGACGCGTTTCCGGAGTTCGATACGCCGGTCCTGCACGGAGCCCGCGTGGCAGTCATCGGCGGCGGCAACGTCGCGATGGACTCCGCAAGGGTGGCGCGCCGCCTGGGTGCGAAGGTCTCCCTGATCTACCGGCGGGGCGAGGAGGAGATGCCGGCACGGAAGGCCGAGGTTCTGCATGCAAAGGAGGAAGGGATCGAGTTCTTCACCTGCACGAACCCGACCCGGATCCTCGGCGAGCAGTGCGTCACAGGGATCGAGTGCGTGAAGATGTCCCTCTGCGGCATCGATGCAAGCGGCCGCGCATCCCCGGAGCCGATCGAGGGGAGCGAGTTCACCCTCGACGTGGACATGGTTATCCAGGCGATCGGCACGAGCCCGAACCCGCTCCTCGTCTCCCTGATCCCGGGGCTCGAGCGCGGGCGGAAGGGCAACGTCGCCGTCGACGAGAACGGCCGGACGTCCATCCACCACGTTTACGCCGGCGGGGATATCGCCACCGGCGCAGCGACGGTTATCGAGGCGATGGGCTCGGCGAAGCGTGCGGCGGCAGCGATCAACGCGATGTTAAAGGAAGAATAA
- a CDS encoding sulfide/dihydroorotate dehydrogenase-like FAD/NAD-binding protein, whose amino-acid sequence MKRLYKIESATRLADRVYEYWIRAPQVAQHARAGQFVILRLHDAGERIPLTISAVRGDAVRVIFMTVGKTTEELATLHAGDSIKDVVGPLGKPSEIENYGTCCVIGGGVGIASTPLIAKELKSAGNRVIGIIGARNADLLILEDEMRETCDELHITTDDGSKGVHGFAADVLKKLLEEQTIDRVWIVGPAIMMKVTSGATVPYGVKTYVSLNPIMVDGTGMCGSCRVTVAGETKFACVDGPEFDAHQVDFAELMQRQRIYTGQEKASLERFAEHRCRCSEGGHHHE is encoded by the coding sequence GTGAAGCGGTTGTATAAGATAGAATCAGCGACCAGACTCGCCGACCGGGTTTACGAATACTGGATACGTGCGCCGCAGGTGGCGCAGCACGCACGGGCGGGCCAGTTTGTCATCCTGCGCCTGCACGACGCGGGCGAGCGGATACCGCTCACCATCTCCGCGGTCAGGGGAGACGCCGTCCGGGTGATCTTCATGACCGTCGGGAAGACGACCGAGGAGCTTGCGACGCTCCATGCAGGCGACAGCATCAAGGACGTCGTGGGACCGCTCGGAAAGCCGAGCGAGATCGAGAACTACGGGACCTGCTGCGTCATCGGCGGCGGTGTCGGGATCGCAAGCACGCCCCTCATCGCAAAGGAACTGAAAAGTGCGGGCAACCGCGTCATCGGCATCATCGGGGCCCGGAACGCCGATCTCCTCATCCTCGAGGACGAGATGCGTGAGACCTGCGACGAACTCCATATCACGACCGACGACGGGAGCAAGGGCGTCCACGGGTTTGCAGCCGACGTCCTGAAGAAACTGCTCGAGGAGCAGACGATCGACCGGGTCTGGATCGTCGGCCCCGCCATCATGATGAAGGTGACCTCCGGCGCGACGGTCCCCTACGGCGTGAAGACCTACGTGAGCCTCAACCCGATCATGGTCGACGGGACGGGGATGTGCGGCTCCTGCCGGGTGACCGTCGCCGGGGAGACGAAGTTCGCCTGCGTCGACGGCCCCGAGTTCGACGCCCATCAGGTCGACTTTGCCGAACTGATGCAGCGGCAGCGGATCTACACCGGACAGGAGAAGGCCTCGCTCGAGCGGTTTGCGGAGCACCGGTGCCGGTGCAGCGAAGGGGGCCACCACCATGAGTGA
- a CDS encoding YbjQ family protein, whose product MILTTTEEVPGYAVGEVLGVVFGNTVRTKNVGKDVMAGLKSLVGGELEEYTSMLADARTEAYNRMVNAARDLGADAVVNIRFATSQTMSTAAELLAYGTAVKLVPRK is encoded by the coding sequence ATGATACTGACGACGACTGAAGAAGTGCCGGGTTACGCCGTGGGAGAGGTCCTCGGCGTGGTCTTCGGCAACACGGTACGGACGAAGAACGTGGGAAAAGACGTCATGGCCGGGCTAAAGAGTCTCGTCGGCGGCGAACTCGAGGAGTACACCTCAATGCTCGCCGACGCCCGGACCGAGGCATACAACAGAATGGTCAACGCCGCGCGCGACCTCGGGGCCGATGCCGTGGTGAACATCCGGTTCGCGACGTCCCAGACGATGTCGACCGCGGCGGAACTACTCGCCTACGGGACGGCGGTGAAGCTCGTTCCGAGGAAGTAA